Proteins from a genomic interval of Caulobacter sp. NIBR1757:
- a CDS encoding DegT/DnrJ/EryC1/StrS aminotransferase family protein, whose translation MSIAFIDLAAQQRRIREKIDAGIARVLDHGAYVMGPEVRQFEAELAAFGQAPLALSCANGTDAIALPLMAWGVGQGDAVFCPSFTFAATPEVVPWTNATPVFVDVLPDTFNMDPAHLEATILAVRDEGRLRPAVVIAVDLFGQPADYPAIRAICDKHGLKLISDSAQGFGCTLNGHHPIHWADVATTSFFPAKPLGCYGDGGAVICKDQDLWDLMDSYRVHGKAVTPDLVGRTFEHETKYLNTRIGMNSRLDSIQAAILIEKLAIFPEEIEMRQVVADRYAEGLAGSVTSTPKVIDGGQSVWAQYVIEHKNRDGLAAHLKTQGVPTAVYYPVPMHVQAPYAHFPQGPGGLPVTEALAEKVLALPMHPYMDEAVQQQIIDAVKGFNG comes from the coding sequence ATGAGCATCGCCTTCATCGACCTCGCCGCGCAGCAGCGCCGGATCCGCGAAAAGATTGACGCCGGCATCGCCCGCGTCCTCGACCACGGCGCCTATGTCATGGGCCCGGAAGTCCGCCAGTTCGAAGCCGAGCTGGCCGCCTTCGGCCAGGCCCCGCTGGCCCTCTCCTGCGCCAACGGCACCGACGCCATCGCCCTGCCGCTGATGGCCTGGGGCGTCGGCCAGGGCGACGCGGTCTTCTGCCCCAGCTTCACCTTCGCGGCGACGCCGGAGGTCGTGCCCTGGACCAATGCGACGCCCGTCTTCGTCGATGTGCTGCCCGATACCTTCAACATGGACCCGGCCCATCTCGAGGCGACCATCCTGGCCGTCCGGGACGAGGGCCGCCTGCGCCCCGCCGTGGTCATCGCCGTCGACCTGTTCGGCCAGCCCGCAGACTACCCGGCCATTCGCGCCATTTGTGACAAGCATGGCCTGAAGCTGATCAGCGACAGCGCCCAGGGCTTCGGCTGCACCCTGAACGGCCACCATCCGATCCATTGGGCCGACGTGGCCACCACCAGCTTCTTCCCGGCCAAGCCGCTGGGCTGTTACGGCGACGGCGGGGCGGTGATCTGCAAAGACCAGGACCTCTGGGACCTGATGGACAGCTACCGCGTCCACGGCAAGGCGGTGACCCCGGATCTCGTCGGCCGCACCTTCGAGCACGAGACCAAGTACCTCAACACCCGCATCGGCATGAACAGCCGCCTGGACAGCATCCAGGCCGCCATCCTGATCGAGAAGCTGGCCATCTTCCCCGAAGAGATCGAGATGCGTCAGGTCGTCGCCGATCGCTACGCCGAAGGGCTGGCCGGGTCCGTGACCTCGACGCCGAAGGTCATCGACGGCGGCCAGTCGGTCTGGGCCCAGTACGTCATCGAGCACAAGAACCGCGATGGCCTCGCCGCCCACCTGAAGACGCAAGGCGTGCCGACCGCCGTCTACTACCCGGTGCCGATGCATGTTCAGGCGCCCTACGCCCACTTCCCGCAAGGCCCCGGCGGCCTGCCGGTGACCGAAGCCCTGGCGGAAAAGGTGCTCGCCCTGCCGATGCACCCCTACATGGACGAGGCCGTGCAGCAGCAGATCATCGACGCCGTGAAGGGCTTCAACGGGTAA
- a CDS encoding mechanosensitive ion channel family protein, with amino-acid sequence MAAIDPTKIPNVLPKVQAGELAAASLLDKGAQLGLSLIVAVVILVATFWLAKWASKLAHDAMAKLQARNNGDVALQAFVSSIVRYLIIIIGLIAVLQQLGIKATSILAVLGAASLAVGLAMQGALSNVAAGVMLLILRPYRAGDLVEVNGQKGKVTALDLFTTELVTLDGLKIIMPNGKVFGEPIVNYSAPTIRRAEVVVGIDYDDDIGEALEVLLATAGADPRVLDQPAPWARCTGYADSSVTLTLRAWTKGTDQWDVQCDLHKAVKEAFDDAGISIPYPHQVDVRDKISKPRSMTRKAAAVDDPGGPDESASAEQSQPASE; translated from the coding sequence ATGGCCGCTATCGACCCCACGAAAATCCCCAACGTCCTTCCCAAGGTTCAGGCCGGCGAACTGGCCGCCGCCTCCCTGCTCGACAAGGGGGCGCAGCTGGGGCTGAGCCTGATCGTCGCCGTGGTCATCCTGGTGGCGACCTTCTGGCTGGCCAAGTGGGCCTCGAAGCTGGCGCACGACGCCATGGCAAAGCTGCAGGCCCGGAACAACGGCGACGTGGCGCTGCAGGCCTTCGTCAGCTCCATCGTCCGCTATCTGATCATCATCATCGGCCTGATCGCCGTGCTGCAGCAGCTGGGCATCAAGGCCACCTCGATCCTGGCGGTGCTGGGCGCGGCCTCCCTGGCGGTCGGTCTGGCCATGCAGGGGGCGCTGAGCAATGTCGCGGCCGGGGTCATGCTGCTGATCCTGCGGCCCTACCGCGCCGGCGACCTGGTCGAGGTCAACGGCCAGAAGGGCAAGGTCACGGCGCTGGACCTGTTCACCACCGAGCTGGTCACCCTCGATGGCCTCAAGATCATCATGCCGAACGGCAAGGTGTTCGGCGAGCCGATCGTCAACTATTCGGCGCCGACCATCCGGCGGGCGGAGGTCGTCGTCGGCATCGACTACGACGACGATATCGGCGAGGCCCTGGAAGTCTTGCTGGCGACGGCCGGGGCCGATCCCCGCGTGCTGGACCAGCCCGCGCCCTGGGCCCGCTGCACAGGTTACGCCGACTCCTCGGTGACCCTGACCCTGAGGGCCTGGACCAAGGGAACCGACCAGTGGGACGTGCAATGCGACCTGCACAAGGCGGTGAAGGAAGCCTTCGACGACGCGGGGATTTCCATCCCCTATCCGCACCAGGTCGACGTCCGGGACAAGATCAGCAAGCCACGCAGCATGACCCGCAAGGCCGCCGCCGTCGACGATCCCGGCGGGCCGGACGAAAGCGCCAGCGCCGAGCAATCCCAGCCGGCGAGCGAGTAG
- a CDS encoding mechanosensitive ion channel family protein produces MTATSKLLASVRPEAVIAADLADRATQIAIDLAVAALILLATLWASRWLSALARAAVGRMTRHVPPDATLQSFIGSAVRYIVIIVGLVAVLQQLGVKTTSVLAVLGAASLAVGLALQGALSNVAAGVMILALRPYRVGDVIETTNRIGTVRALDLFTTELTTADNLKIIIPNSKVFGDVIVNKSAHERRRVDAVFRIPISVDLAGYIAALKTRAAADPRIMQDVEPVVEITGMAEAWVEGAVRVWTLPHDHPAVMADLLLAARMLAAGQAPLPPPELPKPTPKATKPKPAKGLKSGLRNLRSRPKAEPDRP; encoded by the coding sequence ATGACCGCCACTTCGAAACTGCTCGCCAGCGTCCGTCCCGAGGCGGTCATCGCCGCCGACCTTGCCGATCGCGCCACCCAGATCGCCATCGACCTGGCTGTGGCCGCCCTCATCCTGCTGGCCACCCTGTGGGCCTCGCGCTGGCTGTCGGCGCTGGCCCGGGCCGCCGTCGGGCGGATGACGCGGCATGTGCCGCCGGACGCCACCCTGCAGAGCTTCATCGGTTCGGCGGTCCGCTACATCGTCATCATCGTCGGCCTGGTGGCGGTCCTGCAGCAACTGGGGGTGAAGACGACCTCTGTGCTGGCCGTGCTCGGCGCCGCCTCGCTGGCGGTGGGCCTGGCGCTGCAGGGCGCGCTGAGCAATGTCGCGGCGGGCGTGATGATCCTGGCGCTGCGGCCCTACCGCGTCGGCGATGTCATCGAGACCACCAATCGCATCGGCACGGTGCGGGCCCTGGACCTGTTCACCACCGAACTGACCACCGCCGACAACCTCAAGATCATCATCCCCAACAGCAAGGTGTTCGGCGACGTCATCGTCAACAAGAGCGCCCATGAGCGGCGGCGGGTGGACGCGGTGTTCCGCATCCCGATCAGCGTCGATCTGGCCGGCTATATCGCCGCCCTGAAGACCCGCGCCGCCGCCGACCCGCGGATCATGCAGGACGTCGAGCCGGTGGTGGAGATCACCGGCATGGCCGAGGCCTGGGTCGAGGGGGCAGTGCGGGTCTGGACCCTGCCGCACGACCACCCGGCGGTGATGGCCGACCTGCTGCTGGCCGCCCGCATGCTGGCGGCGGGGCAGGCGCCGTTGCCGCCGCCGGAGCTGCCCAAACCGACGCCGAAAGCGACTAAGCCAAAGCCTGCGAAAGGTCTGAAATCAGGTCTTCGCAATCTTCGATCCCGACCGAAAGCCGAACCAGACCGTCCGTGA
- a CDS encoding cystathionine gamma-synthase, with product MTTDGKNRLAFATRTIHAGQSPDPTTGAVMPPIYATSTYAQESPGVHKGYEYARSQNPTRFAFERCIADLESGTAAFAFASGLACGATVMELLDTGAHIIATDDIYGGSYRLFERVKRRSSGLDYSFIDLTDLAAVEAAIRPETKMIWVETPTNPTLRLVDLEAIAAIGRKHGLITVADNTFASPYVQRPLELGFDIVTHSTTKYLNGHSDMVGGVAIVGDNEELSAQLKFLQNALGAISGPFDSFLALRGLKTLALRMQRHCESGLKIARWLESHPAVEKVIYPGLESHPQHALAKKQMTGGFGGIISVEIKGGLAPSRKLLERTRLFTLAESLGGVESLIEHPAIMTHASIPPEQRAAVGITDGLVRLSVGIEDCEDLISDLSQALA from the coding sequence ATGACCACCGACGGCAAGAACCGCCTGGCCTTCGCCACCCGCACCATCCACGCCGGCCAGAGCCCCGACCCGACCACCGGCGCGGTGATGCCGCCGATCTACGCGACCAGCACCTACGCCCAGGAAAGCCCCGGCGTGCACAAGGGCTATGAATACGCCCGCAGCCAGAACCCGACCCGCTTTGCCTTCGAGCGCTGCATCGCCGACCTGGAAAGCGGCACGGCGGCCTTCGCCTTCGCCTCCGGCCTGGCCTGCGGGGCGACGGTGATGGAGCTGCTCGACACCGGCGCCCATATCATCGCCACCGACGACATCTACGGCGGCAGCTACCGCCTGTTCGAGCGGGTCAAGAGGCGCTCTTCGGGCCTCGACTACAGCTTCATCGACCTCACCGACCTGGCCGCCGTCGAGGCCGCCATCCGGCCCGAGACGAAGATGATCTGGGTGGAGACGCCGACCAACCCGACCCTGCGGCTGGTCGATCTCGAGGCCATCGCGGCGATCGGCCGGAAGCACGGCCTGATCACCGTCGCCGACAACACCTTCGCCTCGCCTTACGTGCAGCGGCCGCTGGAGCTGGGCTTCGACATCGTCACCCATTCGACGACCAAATACCTGAACGGCCACTCCGACATGGTCGGCGGCGTCGCCATCGTCGGCGACAACGAGGAGCTCTCCGCCCAGCTGAAGTTCCTGCAGAACGCCCTCGGCGCCATCAGCGGACCGTTCGACAGCTTCCTGGCCCTGCGCGGCCTGAAGACCCTGGCCCTGCGCATGCAGCGCCATTGCGAGAGCGGCCTGAAGATCGCCCGCTGGCTGGAAAGCCATCCGGCCGTCGAGAAGGTCATCTACCCCGGCCTCGAATCCCACCCGCAGCACGCCCTCGCGAAGAAGCAGATGACCGGCGGTTTCGGCGGCATCATCTCGGTCGAGATCAAGGGGGGCCTGGCGCCGTCCCGCAAGCTGCTGGAGCGCACCCGTCTGTTCACCCTGGCCGAGTCGCTCGGCGGCGTCGAAAGCCTGATCGAGCATCCGGCCATCATGACCCATGCCTCCATCCCGCCCGAGCAGCGGGCGGCGGTCGGCATCACGGACGGTCTGGTTCGGCTTTCGGTCGGGATCGAAGATTGCGAAGACCTGATTTCAGACCTTTCGCAGGCTTTGGCTTAG
- a CDS encoding cystathionine beta-synthase translates to MSELPAASHSALDLIGATPMVEVTRIDTGLCRLFLKLENQNPGGSIKDRIARSMIEAAEKDGTLKPGGVIIEATAGNTGLGLAQVATLKGYKLILIVPDKMAREKILHLRAMGVDVRITRSDVGKGHPEYYQDMAQTIAQGLPGSLYVNQFENPANPQAHFETTAPEILTQMDGDLDAVIVGVGSGGTLTGLGRYFQQHSPKTKMILADPVGSILYDYVNTGTYGEAGSWIVEGIGEDFIPVNAQMDLVSKAYAISDRESVETARELLQKEGILAGSSSGTLLAAALKYCREQTEPKRVVSLVCDTGAKYLTKMFNDLWVSAHGFEDRQARGDISDLIAKRYSDGGVITIGPDDTLLTAYNRMRSADISQLPVVDHGKLVGILDESDVLSAVAKAHDAEGFATKVGGAMTRNVKTLESHQPLEALTPVFERDEVAVVMDGDELLGLITRVDLINHLRRTA, encoded by the coding sequence ATGTCCGAACTGCCCGCCGCCTCGCACTCGGCGCTCGACCTGATCGGCGCCACGCCCATGGTCGAGGTGACCAGGATCGACACCGGCCTCTGCCGCCTGTTCCTCAAGCTGGAAAACCAGAACCCCGGCGGCTCGATCAAGGACCGCATCGCCCGCTCGATGATCGAGGCGGCCGAGAAGGACGGAACCCTGAAGCCCGGCGGCGTCATCATCGAGGCCACCGCCGGCAACACGGGCCTAGGCCTGGCGCAAGTCGCCACCCTGAAGGGCTACAAGCTGATCCTCATTGTGCCGGACAAGATGGCGCGCGAGAAAATCCTCCACCTGCGGGCCATGGGCGTCGACGTGCGCATCACCCGCTCCGACGTCGGCAAGGGCCACCCCGAATACTACCAGGACATGGCACAGACCATCGCCCAGGGTCTGCCCGGATCGCTGTACGTCAACCAGTTCGAGAACCCGGCCAACCCGCAGGCCCATTTCGAAACCACCGCACCCGAAATCCTCACCCAGATGGACGGCGACCTCGACGCCGTGATCGTCGGCGTCGGCTCGGGCGGCACGCTCACCGGCCTCGGCCGCTACTTCCAGCAGCACAGCCCGAAAACGAAGATGATCCTCGCCGACCCGGTCGGCTCGATCCTCTACGACTACGTCAACACCGGAACCTACGGCGAGGCCGGCAGCTGGATCGTCGAGGGCATCGGCGAGGACTTCATCCCCGTGAATGCGCAGATGGACCTTGTCTCCAAGGCCTATGCCATCAGCGACCGCGAGAGCGTCGAGACGGCCCGCGAACTGCTGCAGAAGGAAGGCATCCTGGCCGGTTCGTCCTCGGGCACCCTGCTGGCGGCGGCGCTGAAGTACTGCCGCGAGCAGACCGAGCCCAAGCGCGTGGTCAGCCTGGTCTGCGATACCGGCGCCAAATACCTGACCAAGATGTTCAACGACCTCTGGGTTTCGGCTCACGGCTTCGAGGACCGCCAGGCGCGGGGCGACATCTCCGACCTGATCGCCAAGCGCTACAGCGACGGCGGGGTCATCACCATCGGCCCCGACGATACCCTGCTGACCGCCTACAACCGCATGCGCAGCGCCGACATCAGCCAGCTGCCCGTCGTCGACCACGGCAAGCTGGTCGGCATCCTCGACGAGAGCGATGTGCTCAGCGCCGTGGCCAAGGCCCATGACGCCGAAGGCTTCGCCACCAAGGTCGGCGGGGCCATGACCCGCAATGTGAAGACCCTGGAATCGCACCAGCCGCTGGAAGCCCTCACCCCCGTGTTCGAGCGCGACGAGGTGGCCGTGGTCATGGACGGCGACGAACTGCTGGGCCTGATCACCCGCGTCGACCTGATCAACCACCTGCGCAGAACCGCATAG
- a CDS encoding HAD family hydrolase, which produces MPAPFAVIFDRDGVLNEDYGYAYEPAKLVWIPGARAAIKRVNAAGGLVLIATNQSGIGRGYYSEDQMHGFHDAMKRQLAEDGARIDAIYFCPFHEDAAEDRYRQADHPDRKPNPGMLLRALKDFGVDPKRALMIGDKPADMQAAAAAGVDGYLYEEGDLEDFLLDAASRTGLPL; this is translated from the coding sequence ATGCCCGCCCCCTTCGCCGTGATCTTCGACCGCGACGGCGTCCTCAACGAGGACTACGGCTATGCCTATGAGCCCGCCAAACTGGTCTGGATTCCCGGCGCCAGGGCCGCGATCAAGCGGGTCAACGCCGCCGGCGGGCTGGTGCTGATCGCCACCAACCAGTCGGGGATCGGGCGCGGCTACTACAGCGAAGACCAGATGCACGGCTTCCATGACGCGATGAAGCGCCAGCTGGCGGAGGACGGCGCCCGCATCGACGCCATCTACTTCTGCCCCTTCCATGAGGACGCCGCCGAGGATCGCTACCGCCAGGCCGACCATCCCGACCGCAAGCCCAACCCCGGCATGCTGCTGCGGGCGCTGAAGGACTTCGGCGTCGATCCGAAGCGGGCCCTGATGATCGGCGACAAGCCGGCCGACATGCAGGCGGCGGCGGCGGCCGGGGTCGATGGCTATCTCTATGAGGAGGGCGACCTGGAAGACTTCCTGCTGGATGCCGCCTCGCGCACGGGTCTGCCACTGTAA
- a CDS encoding LysR family transcriptional regulator, with product MSLPDLNLLIALDALLEEGSVARASRRLRLSPSATSRALTRLRQATGDPLLVRAGRGLVPTPRAEILRAQAHQLVEDARAVLRPAERHDLSTLARTFTLRTSDGFVENFGPRLLARVGAEAPGVRLNLLQKPDKDSTPLREGRVDLETGVLEPTLGPELRSQALFRDRLVGVVRQAHPLAGRPVDLEAYAAARHVVVSRSGFDEDAVDRPFLPGGLTRHIACAVSGFATALALARGADLVATVPGRHTAALREGLVSFPIPAPTSPFTVSMLWHPRLDADPAHRWLRGCLREVCGQAA from the coding sequence ATGTCGCTGCCTGACCTCAACCTGCTGATCGCCCTCGACGCCCTTCTCGAGGAAGGCAGCGTGGCGCGGGCCTCGCGCCGCCTGCGCCTCAGCCCCTCGGCGACCAGCCGGGCCCTGACCCGGTTGCGGCAGGCGACCGGCGACCCCCTGCTGGTGCGGGCCGGCAGGGGCCTCGTGCCGACCCCGCGCGCCGAGATCCTGCGGGCCCAGGCGCATCAACTGGTCGAGGACGCCCGGGCCGTCCTGCGCCCGGCCGAACGCCACGACCTGTCGACCCTGGCGCGGACCTTCACCCTGCGGACCAGTGACGGCTTCGTCGAGAACTTCGGCCCGCGCCTGCTGGCCCGCGTCGGGGCCGAGGCGCCGGGCGTTCGCCTGAACCTGCTGCAGAAGCCGGACAAGGACAGCACGCCGCTGCGCGAGGGGCGGGTCGATCTCGAGACCGGCGTCCTGGAGCCGACCCTGGGGCCGGAACTGCGCAGCCAGGCCCTGTTCCGCGACCGTCTGGTCGGCGTCGTTCGCCAGGCTCACCCCCTGGCCGGCCGGCCGGTCGATCTGGAGGCCTATGCCGCGGCGCGCCATGTCGTCGTCTCGCGCAGCGGCTTCGACGAGGACGCCGTCGACCGGCCCTTCCTGCCGGGCGGCCTGACGCGCCACATCGCCTGCGCGGTCAGCGGCTTCGCCACCGCCCTGGCGCTGGCGCGCGGCGCCGATCTGGTCGCCACCGTGCCCGGACGCCATACGGCCGCCTTGCGCGAGGGCCTGGTCAGCTTCCCGATCCCGGCCCCGACCTCGCCCTTCACCGTCTCCATGCTGTGGCACCCGCGCCTCGACGCCGATCCGGCCCACCGCTGGCTGCGCGGTTGCCTGCGCGAGGTCTGCGGCCAGGCGGCATGA
- a CDS encoding MFS transporter produces MSEALLSAPDKSLTGHRQAVAVFAVLSAMALVVLDAGIANLALPVLGETFGVAPAQAILVVTAYQAGLVMALLPAGALGERYGYRRVFAIGLGVFATASALSALAPSLPWLVAARLVQGLGGAAIMALGVALLRASVGSGRLGAAIGWNALTVALASAAAPSLGAIVLAVGGRPALFAAGLPLAAAALAATRALPTGPRKTARPDLAGMALNALAFGLLITSATVAPRAPDHAVLLFALGAGALATLVRRDMGRSDPLIPLDLLRGAAFRLSVVASVCCFAGQTAGLVALPFLLQHGLNQSPLMAGLYITAWPLSVAVSAVVAGRLADRVPSAGLCAVGGGCLSAGLAGAACWPLDGQPARLIPFIVLAGVGFGLFQTPNNRTHFLAAPPGRGGAAGGMQGSARVTGQTIGALAMSLLFALTAAQTAPAIGLGLAAGLALVAGLVSLLRGARASR; encoded by the coding sequence ATGAGCGAGGCCCTGCTGTCCGCGCCGGACAAGAGCCTCACCGGCCATCGGCAGGCGGTCGCCGTCTTCGCGGTCCTGTCGGCCATGGCCCTGGTCGTGCTGGACGCCGGCATCGCCAACCTGGCCCTGCCGGTGCTGGGCGAGACGTTCGGGGTCGCGCCGGCCCAGGCCATCCTTGTCGTCACCGCCTATCAGGCCGGCTTGGTCATGGCCCTGTTGCCAGCCGGGGCGCTCGGCGAGCGGTACGGCTATCGGCGGGTCTTCGCCATCGGGCTCGGGGTGTTCGCCACGGCCTCGGCGCTCAGCGCCCTGGCGCCGTCGCTGCCGTGGCTGGTCGCGGCGCGGTTGGTCCAGGGCCTGGGCGGAGCGGCGATCATGGCGCTCGGCGTCGCCCTGTTGCGGGCCTCGGTCGGAAGCGGCCGGCTCGGGGCGGCGATCGGCTGGAACGCCCTGACCGTGGCCCTGGCCTCGGCGGCGGCGCCTAGCCTGGGGGCGATCGTGCTGGCGGTCGGAGGCCGACCGGCGCTGTTCGCCGCCGGCCTGCCGCTGGCCGCCGCCGCCCTGGCCGCGACCCGGGCGCTGCCGACCGGTCCCCGCAAGACGGCGCGGCCGGATCTGGCCGGCATGGCCCTCAACGCCCTGGCCTTCGGTCTGCTCATCACCTCGGCGACGGTCGCGCCGAGGGCGCCGGATCACGCCGTCCTGCTGTTCGCGCTGGGCGCCGGCGCCCTGGCGACCCTGGTCCGGCGCGACATGGGCCGGTCCGACCCGCTGATCCCGCTCGACCTGCTGCGCGGGGCCGCGTTCCGCCTGTCGGTGGTCGCCTCGGTCTGCTGTTTCGCCGGACAGACGGCAGGCCTGGTGGCCCTGCCGTTCCTGCTGCAGCACGGCCTGAACCAGAGCCCGCTGATGGCCGGGCTCTACATCACCGCCTGGCCGCTCAGCGTGGCGGTCAGCGCGGTGGTCGCCGGCCGCCTGGCCGACCGCGTCCCGAGCGCGGGGCTGTGCGCCGTCGGCGGCGGCTGCCTGAGCGCCGGCCTGGCCGGCGCGGCGTGCTGGCCGCTGGATGGGCAGCCGGCGCGGCTGATCCCCTTCATCGTCCTGGCAGGCGTCGGCTTTGGCCTGTTCCAGACGCCCAACAACCGCACCCATTTCCTCGCCGCCCCGCCGGGACGCGGCGGCGCGGCCGGCGGCATGCAGGGCTCGGCGCGGGTGACGGGGCAGACAATCGGCGCCCTGGCGATGAGCCTGCTGTTCGCCCTGACCGCCGCGCAGACCGCGCCCGCGATCGGGCTCGGCCTGGCGGCGGGGCTGGCGCTGGTCGCGGGCCTGGTCAGCCTGCTCCGCGGCGCGCGCGCTTCCCGCTAG
- a CDS encoding DUF1993 domain-containing protein, which produces MSLSLYDVSIPVYLNGLRNLLAILEKSTTHAGPSIASWLTARLAPDMHDLTRQIQMVSDAAKGGAARLANIEPPSMPDTETTIDELRERLTRTIAFIQTIKPEQVNGRETATIELKFPNGAMTFTGRDFLFNFSLPNFYFHCVTAYGLLRKEGAPIGKMDFLAGGRQAA; this is translated from the coding sequence ATGTCCCTGTCGCTCTACGACGTCTCGATCCCCGTCTATCTCAACGGCCTGCGCAACCTGCTCGCCATCCTTGAAAAGTCGACCACCCACGCTGGTCCCAGCATCGCCAGCTGGCTGACCGCCCGCCTCGCCCCCGACATGCATGACCTGACCCGCCAGATCCAGATGGTCAGCGACGCGGCCAAGGGCGGCGCCGCCCGGCTGGCCAATATCGAACCGCCCTCGATGCCCGACACCGAGACCACCATCGACGAGCTGCGCGAGCGCCTGACCAGGACCATCGCCTTCATCCAGACGATCAAGCCCGAACAGGTCAACGGCCGCGAGACCGCCACCATCGAGCTGAAGTTCCCGAACGGCGCGATGACCTTCACCGGCCGCGACTTCCTGTTCAACTTCTCCCTGCCCAACTTCTACTTCCACTGCGTCACGGCCTACGGCCTGCTGCGCAAGGAAGGCGCCCCGATCGGCAAGATGGACTTCCTGGCCGGCGGCCGTCAGGCGGCCTAG
- a CDS encoding acyl-CoA dehydrogenase family protein, translated as MSDEAAFVAEVRAFLDEALTPDLREAGRNTLGVHSDIAACRLWHSRLYARGWAAPAWPVAWGGAGWTARQRFLFDRELVANDAPVLFAGGIRSLGPLLIEMGTADQQARFIQPILRGDDLWAQGFSEPGAGSDLAAISTRAVPVPGGYRVTGSKIWTTGAHHSNRMFAIVRTGDFERRQQGLTFLLLDMDSPGLTVRPILDLTGEREFNEVFFDGVFVPEANRVGPENDGWTVAKRLMTLARSNNTPSALVARSLRRATDAITAGGETIEPSLRRRLTGLRIELDAFAQLELAALPSGRAEAGAAATPSMLKLIGSELHQRVCELAMEAAGPQAGAALAAIGINGAELDQGARAMARHLCLRAASIYSGTSETQRNLIARQLLG; from the coding sequence ATGAGCGACGAGGCCGCCTTCGTCGCCGAGGTCCGGGCCTTCCTGGACGAAGCCCTGACACCCGACCTGCGCGAGGCCGGCCGCAACACGCTGGGCGTCCATTCCGACATCGCCGCCTGCCGCCTCTGGCACAGTCGGCTGTATGCGCGCGGCTGGGCAGCCCCGGCCTGGCCGGTCGCCTGGGGCGGGGCCGGCTGGACCGCGCGCCAGCGCTTCCTGTTCGACCGCGAGCTGGTGGCGAACGACGCCCCGGTGCTGTTCGCCGGCGGTATCCGCAGCCTGGGCCCCCTGCTCATCGAAATGGGCACGGCCGACCAGCAGGCGCGCTTTATCCAGCCCATCCTGCGCGGCGACGACCTCTGGGCCCAGGGCTTCTCCGAACCCGGCGCCGGCTCCGACCTCGCCGCCATCTCGACCCGCGCCGTGCCCGTCCCCGGCGGCTACCGCGTCACCGGCTCGAAGATCTGGACCACCGGCGCCCACCATTCCAACCGCATGTTCGCCATCGTCCGCACCGGCGACTTCGAGCGCCGCCAGCAGGGCCTGACCTTCCTGCTGCTCGACATGGACAGTCCCGGCCTGACCGTGCGGCCCATCCTCGACCTGACCGGCGAGCGGGAGTTCAACGAGGTCTTCTTCGACGGCGTCTTCGTCCCCGAAGCCAATCGCGTCGGCCCCGAGAACGACGGCTGGACGGTGGCCAAGCGGCTGATGACCCTGGCCCGCTCCAACAACACCCCCTCGGCGCTTGTCGCCCGCAGCCTGCGGCGAGCCACCGACGCCATCACCGCCGGCGGCGAGACCATCGAGCCGTCCCTGCGCCGCCGCCTGACTGGCCTCCGGATCGAGCTCGACGCCTTCGCCCAGCTGGAACTGGCCGCCCTGCCCAGCGGCCGGGCCGAGGCCGGGGCGGCGGCCACCCCCTCCATGCTCAAGCTGATCGGCAGCGAACTGCACCAGCGGGTCTGTGAGCTGGCCATGGAGGCGGCCGGGCCGCAGGCCGGAGCCGCCCTCGCCGCCATCGGCATCAACGGCGCGGAACTGGATCAAGGCGCCCGGGCCATGGCCCGCCACCTCTGCCTGCGCGCCGCCAGCATCTATTCCGGCACCAGCGAGACCCAGCGCAACCTCATCGCCCGGCAACTCCTTGGCTAG
- a CDS encoding rubredoxin, which translates to MNGFSTWQCRTCGYLYDEELGDPSEGLAPGTRWADIPDDWICPLCGTPKSDFDMVQI; encoded by the coding sequence ATGAACGGTTTCTCGACCTGGCAATGCCGCACCTGCGGCTACCTCTATGACGAGGAACTTGGCGATCCGTCCGAGGGCCTGGCGCCGGGCACGCGCTGGGCCGACATCCCGGATGACTGGATCTGCCCCCTCTGCGGCACGCCGAAATCCGACTTCGACATGGTGCAGATATGA